The DNA region TGCTGCTGTTCGTGCCGGTGTGGTGGGTATGGCTCAGCATCGCCTATTACAACGAGCGCTTCGAGACCTACGACCTGAGCTTCCGGGTCCTCACCCTCCTTCAGATGCTGGTGGTCGCCGCGATGGCCGCTAACGCCGAGTACGGGCTGGGGAAGACCGCCACCGGCTTCGCGCTCTCGTATGCGTCCGCGCGGCTGCTGATCGTGCTGATGTGGTGGCGGGCGGGGCGGCACAACCCGCGGGCGCGGCCCGTCACCGACCTGTACGTGCGGAACTTCAGTGTCTCGGTGGGGCTGTGGGGCATCGCCGCCTTTCTCACCGGCCCGGAGGCGCTGGCCCTCAAGGGGGCGGGCCTCCTGATCGACCTGTTCACGCCGCTGCTCACGCTGGCCGACCAGCGCCGGGCCTTTCCCGCCTCGGCGCGTAAACTGCCCGAACGCTTCGGGCTGTTCGTGATCATCGTGCTGGGCGAGAGCCTGGTGGGGGTCGTGAACGGGCTGGCCGACGTGCCGCGCCTGGACGCCGTGACGCTGCTGCGCTTCGTGCTGGGCTTTGGGCTCGGCTTCGGGCTGTGGTGGGTGTACTTCGACTTCATCGGTCGCCGCGAGCCGGATTCGCAGGACCGCTGGCGCTTTTTCGCCTGGTCGTACCTGCACCTGCCGCTGGTGATCGGCATCACGGTGGTCGGGGCGATGGTGCAGCATGCC from Deinococcus aerius includes:
- a CDS encoding low temperature requirement protein A, whose product is MLRNYRLWWHAPRVHEPGDQARRVTWLELFYDLVFVVVISRLAHHLAAHPDARSLGEFLLLFVPVWWVWLSIAYYNERFETYDLSFRVLTLLQMLVVAAMAANAEYGLGKTATGFALSYASARLLIVLMWWRAGRHNPRARPVTDLYVRNFSVSVGLWGIAAFLTGPEALALKGAGLLIDLFTPLLTLADQRRAFPASARKLPERFGLFVIIVLGESLVGVVNGLADVPRLDAVTLLRFVLGFGLGFGLWWVYFDFIGRREPDSQDRWRFFAWSYLHLPLVIGITVVGAMVQHAVALRADVQPGVPWLLAGGFALYYAACAGLEFTLEPDDPPLVRLGPIVRLRLLTAGAALALPLLLHTVSGLVLGLIALHGVHMVVGLRAWFASGNAGRPDVH